A genomic segment from Lignipirellula cremea encodes:
- a CDS encoding DUF1501 domain-containing protein, with protein sequence MNDIQMNRRQALLVGGLGAMSLGMPGSVIGSDKVDANGQAVASDKSCIFVLLCGGPSHVDTWDMKPNAPASIRGPYQPIATKVPGMRINEMHTRLAGLTDQFTLINSMTHPGGISNHFDAMHNLLSGQSAKRVQQGVPDDQPYLGSFVAKHRPSERNLVSNAWLIKCVGPPVFCAPNIGIGGYLGSAYAPVFVGGADNHPAMATFTPPEIYNPVDEVSFNRRKNLLSRIESQQLAGDAVGKDWNDLRAKAYEAMTRPEGRQAFELDREPAKVRESYGMHPLGQNLLLARRMVESGVRFVTVNGWTGQATHDKAGPPSSSWDMHGGNMGMGNAFGEGSYGMGFCLPRLDQALAGLLTDLKDRGMMENTLVVVMGEFGRTPKILTQEPPGRQHWPKCFSAIMAGCGIRGGAVYGKSDKDGAYVESHPVRPEEMAATIYHALDIPLNEPQNNSGISRPITTGKPLLELFG encoded by the coding sequence ATGAACGATATCCAAATGAACCGGCGGCAAGCCCTGCTGGTCGGCGGCCTGGGCGCCATGAGTCTGGGGATGCCGGGCTCGGTAATTGGCAGCGACAAGGTCGACGCCAACGGACAAGCAGTCGCTTCGGACAAGTCGTGCATCTTTGTATTGCTGTGCGGCGGTCCGAGCCATGTCGATACCTGGGACATGAAGCCGAACGCTCCGGCGTCGATCCGCGGGCCTTACCAGCCGATCGCCACCAAAGTGCCGGGCATGCGCATCAATGAGATGCACACCCGTCTGGCCGGCCTGACCGATCAGTTCACGCTGATCAATTCCATGACGCATCCCGGCGGTATCAGCAATCACTTTGATGCGATGCATAACCTGCTCAGCGGCCAGTCGGCCAAGCGGGTGCAGCAGGGCGTGCCCGACGACCAGCCTTACCTGGGCTCGTTCGTCGCCAAGCACCGGCCCAGCGAGCGGAATCTGGTGTCCAACGCGTGGCTGATCAAGTGCGTGGGGCCGCCGGTTTTTTGTGCGCCGAACATCGGCATCGGCGGTTATCTGGGTTCGGCGTACGCACCGGTGTTTGTTGGAGGTGCGGACAACCATCCCGCCATGGCGACGTTTACCCCGCCGGAGATCTACAATCCGGTCGACGAAGTCAGCTTTAACCGGCGAAAGAATCTGCTCAGCCGCATTGAATCCCAGCAGCTGGCCGGAGACGCGGTCGGCAAGGACTGGAATGACCTCAGGGCGAAAGCCTACGAAGCGATGACCCGGCCCGAGGGTCGTCAGGCGTTTGAGCTGGACCGCGAACCAGCCAAGGTCCGCGAAAGTTACGGCATGCATCCGCTGGGACAGAACCTGCTGCTCGCCCGCCGCATGGTCGAATCGGGCGTGCGATTCGTCACCGTCAACGGCTGGACCGGGCAAGCGACCCACGACAAGGCCGGTCCGCCCAGCAGCAGCTGGGACATGCACGGCGGCAACATGGGCATGGGCAATGCCTTCGGGGAAGGCTCCTACGGCATGGGCTTCTGCCTGCCGCGGTTGGATCAGGCGCTGGCGGGGCTGCTCACGGATCTGAAGGATCGCGGCATGATGGAGAACACGCTGGTGGTCGTGATGGGTGAGTTCGGCCGTACGCCCAAGATTTTGACGCAGGAACCGCCGGGACGGCAGCACTGGCCCAAATGCTTTTCCGCGATCATGGCCGGTTGCGGCATCAGGGGCGGGGCCGTTTATGGCAAGTCCGACAAGGATGGCGCCTATGTCGAGAGCCACCCCGTTCGTCCCGAGGAGATGGCCGCCACCATTTACCACGCCCTTGATATCCCGCTTAACGAACCGCAAAACAACAGCGGGATTTCCCGGCCCATCACCACCGGCAAACCGCTGCTGGAACTGTTCGGGTAG
- a CDS encoding nucleoside hydrolase-like domain-containing protein, translating to MPPAICIMRVVCFCLAACLLGSMFGLANVAWGAERLRVMIETDAPGGDPDDEGSLVRFFLYLNEWDVEGIFCTRRADQSRNQEDGQQCLLRFIDAYAAAWPKLRQHAPGYPSPEKLRSITYAAFRGTTARDALIAAVDREDPRRIWYVNWGTNDGNLTAMRQALDHVKATRTEQAYRHFADRLCFSRDADRTYHVTEHIPYLHQWVDTRNPDRWYHRFAPLTAKAGGFDLTRDVKTGHGRLGSYYTIPKEGDTPGFMFLIPNGLSDVSHPDWGSWAGRFVPRTDRFRREGFFWSDARDQWNGQSNRDNTLRRWAVHLQNDFKARLDWCVADYAHANHPPVPMLNGSAGPSPVEIIAAPGEAVMLSSQGSSDPDQQGLSCEWIYYPEPGDYQGDVSIQGARSPEAVVTLPGDADGKRVHVLLVLTDNGEPALTRYRRAVIYCRR from the coding sequence ATGCCCCCTGCCATCTGCATCATGCGAGTCGTCTGCTTTTGCCTGGCCGCCTGCCTGCTGGGGTCGATGTTTGGCCTGGCGAACGTCGCCTGGGGGGCGGAGCGACTGCGGGTGATGATCGAAACCGACGCACCCGGCGGCGACCCTGACGACGAAGGCTCGCTGGTTCGCTTCTTTCTTTATCTGAACGAATGGGATGTCGAAGGCATCTTCTGCACCCGGCGTGCGGACCAGTCACGAAACCAAGAAGACGGCCAGCAATGTCTGCTCCGTTTTATCGATGCCTACGCCGCAGCCTGGCCAAAACTTCGCCAGCACGCGCCCGGCTATCCTTCGCCGGAAAAGTTGCGGTCGATCACTTACGCCGCGTTCCGGGGAACCACGGCCCGGGACGCCCTGATCGCCGCGGTGGATCGCGAGGATCCTCGGCGGATCTGGTACGTGAACTGGGGGACGAACGACGGCAATTTGACCGCGATGCGCCAGGCGCTTGACCATGTGAAAGCGACCCGGACCGAACAGGCGTATCGTCACTTTGCCGATCGGCTCTGCTTCTCTCGCGATGCGGATCGCACTTACCACGTGACGGAACATATCCCGTATTTGCATCAGTGGGTCGACACCCGAAACCCCGATCGCTGGTATCACCGGTTTGCACCGTTGACCGCCAAGGCAGGCGGTTTCGATCTGACGCGCGATGTCAAAACGGGGCACGGCCGGCTCGGTTCGTACTACACGATTCCCAAAGAAGGCGACACGCCGGGCTTTATGTTTTTGATTCCGAACGGGCTGTCCGACGTGTCCCATCCGGACTGGGGATCGTGGGCCGGGCGGTTTGTTCCCCGCACCGATCGTTTTCGCCGAGAGGGATTTTTCTGGAGCGACGCCCGCGACCAGTGGAACGGCCAGAGCAACCGGGACAACACCCTGCGTCGCTGGGCCGTGCACCTGCAGAACGACTTCAAAGCCCGGCTGGACTGGTGCGTGGCGGACTACGCCCATGCCAATCATCCGCCCGTTCCGATGCTCAACGGGTCGGCCGGACCGTCGCCGGTGGAGATCATCGCGGCTCCTGGCGAAGCCGTCATGCTATCCTCCCAGGGCTCTTCCGATCCCGACCAGCAGGGGTTGTCGTGCGAGTGGATCTACTATCCCGAACCGGGAGATTACCAGGGCGACGTGTCGATCCAGGGCGCCAGATCGCCGGAAGCGGTCGTGACCCTTCCCGGCGACGCCGACGGAAAAAGGGTCCACGTGCTGCTGGTTCTGACCGACAACGGCGAACCGGCCCTGACCCGTTACCGCCGCGCGGTGATCTACTGCCGGCGGTAA
- a CDS encoding YebC/PmpR family DNA-binding transcriptional regulator, with protein MGRSFENRKNAIFKTAAQKSKLYSKYGKKLYVIAKNGVPDPDGNPALRSLIEKAKQDQVPSHVIEKAIDRARGAASDDFVLARYEGFGPGGSLVIADCLTDNNQRTISEVRSCFTKTGSKLGQSGSVAISFDQLAVLAFQGDNEEEILEVMMEADVNIEEIESKDGRLTIFAPPEEFFKAKTALLEAFPETELLVQEITFFPQQSKPLEEEDLAMFQKFINMLYDCDDVQDVYHNVELPSE; from the coding sequence ATGGGAAGAAGTTTCGAGAATAGAAAAAATGCAATTTTCAAGACAGCGGCTCAAAAATCCAAGCTGTACTCCAAGTACGGCAAAAAGCTGTACGTGATCGCCAAGAATGGCGTGCCGGACCCCGACGGCAACCCGGCGCTGCGCAGCCTGATCGAAAAAGCCAAGCAGGACCAGGTGCCGTCCCACGTGATTGAGAAAGCAATCGACCGGGCCCGCGGCGCCGCCAGCGACGACTTTGTTCTGGCCCGGTATGAAGGCTTTGGCCCCGGCGGCTCTCTCGTGATCGCCGATTGCCTGACGGACAACAACCAGCGCACCATTTCCGAAGTCCGCAGCTGCTTCACCAAAACCGGCTCCAAGCTGGGGCAGTCCGGTTCGGTCGCGATATCGTTTGACCAGCTGGCCGTGCTCGCCTTCCAGGGAGACAACGAAGAAGAAATCCTGGAAGTCATGATGGAGGCCGACGTCAACATTGAAGAGATCGAAAGCAAGGACGGACGCCTGACGATCTTTGCGCCGCCGGAAGAATTCTTCAAAGCAAAAACGGCGCTGCTGGAAGCGTTCCCGGAAACCGAACTGCTGGTCCAGGAGATCACCTTCTTCCCCCAGCAAAGCAAGCCGCTGGAAGAGGAAGACCTGGCCATGTTCCAGAAGTTCATCAACATGCTCTACGATTGCGACGACGTGCAGGACGTTTACCACAACGTCGAATTGCCCAGCGAGTAG
- a CDS encoding DUF6585 family protein yields MADNPYRSPAEAPTPRLAARRSEKLGNLLAEYRVHPVVIWSSLALAGCAIGICCNGILELFTTNTDHMAEMLAIVSGISLIAILVAASALRSRMSVYDRGIVYANAFRSFTFRYTELADLRVSSNALAPLGKVWNPLQRHLVLSIDSPVQKRYYLCPFLLSDVGLLELAVNTWEKASRNPIAAPGSEPAPGRSSRE; encoded by the coding sequence ATGGCCGATAACCCCTATCGAAGTCCGGCCGAGGCGCCAACGCCGCGGTTGGCGGCGCGCCGATCGGAAAAGCTGGGAAATCTGCTGGCGGAGTATCGTGTCCATCCGGTCGTAATCTGGTCAAGTCTCGCACTCGCTGGCTGCGCAATTGGCATCTGTTGCAATGGAATATTGGAACTCTTCACGACCAACACCGACCACATGGCGGAAATGCTGGCGATCGTCAGTGGGATTTCCCTGATTGCAATTCTCGTCGCCGCCTCCGCCCTGCGAAGCCGCATGTCGGTTTATGATCGCGGCATCGTGTACGCGAATGCTTTTCGTTCGTTTACCTTCCGGTACACGGAACTGGCGGACCTTCGGGTCAGCTCCAACGCCCTGGCCCCTCTTGGCAAAGTCTGGAATCCGCTGCAGCGGCATCTGGTTCTGTCGATCGACTCGCCCGTTCAGAAAAGATACTACCTGTGCCCTTTCCTGCTATCTGACGTCGGCCTGTTGGAATTGGCCGTGAACACCTGGGAGAAGGCCAGCCGGAATCCAATCGCTGCCCCTGGGAGCGAGCCTGCCCCCGGCCGATCGTCGCGGGAATGA
- a CDS encoding cyanophycinase — protein MAKTLRELTRFVALLLLITPALSAAESVAPGGPAVEAEQELQAGHSLHGEAFNEGARQAAYPMAGTGPIRFAVTSDNPDVQKFVEQGIGQLHGFWYFEAERSFRQAAMLDPDCAICYWGMAMANSGNSSRAKKFLEEAIARRGHATEREAMYIDALEDSLNGKGSAKEKAIRQVAAFEEIAARYPEDLEAKAWLGYTLYKNRSNAGKSYEDVDAALKEVLAIEPLHPVHHYRIHLWDSKDAKNALDSSAKSGEGTPAIAHMWHMPGHIYSRLKRYEDAAWQQEASARTDHAHMMRDRVLPDEIHNFAHNNEWLIRDLVFVGRWQDGLDLAKNMIELPRHPSHNTISRRRSSYYGRVRLFEVLKKYELWSDLIAYTDSPYLEPTDTDTEQVRRLEHRGIAFAHLHHVDKVKETVADLQARLDKVKAKAAADLRKHEEAVAKAKKEGKKPPVQKKAIGADPVKSLEDSIALIEGRLLAEYGDFKAAFTMLKKADDDKSYLARLQFQAGEKEEALKLIADEVKSRENQVLPLAVQIDLLWQAGKKKEAKDAFVALQKLSGSLQLGVEVFDRLTPIAAELGLTSADGDWRIARTPADDFGKRPELDALGPFRWSPSPAPSWKLRDHTGKEVSLAQYQGKPVVLIFYLGYSCLHCVEQLHAFAPLAEKYQQAGISLLAISCENVEELKTSLDDYEGGMPIPLLANSELDIFKAYRVYDDFEQVPLHGTFLIDGEGMIRWQDIGFEPFKDPKFLLEESVRLLHQSTQPLPSRLTVVDLPERPRPAPVVVKIDDLPRIDPVGVGGSLVVAGSQLSDAAVDRFLQLAQGENNAPGQAILLALDRSDATRAATRKLLDRWNEGQLGEIRVVRLDNAKKLAAQTWPALLQQATGVWIAGNDAAQLKALASIKSAQQALARFVSQGKVVGAAGEAGEFLASLAFVDADSSALAESTLALLPDAIVDTHAVGKESPSRLDAALERQPYAIGLELDAAAALVINGRLLTKVGEGDVRIKRRGDDNAAAAEIVLATSEDQADFVSLRRAARDIVTGNRPPQQPRPVQVDKGTLIIIGGGGMPKDIISRFVELAGGKKANIVVLPTALADPIPARDSISEAFRKAGAANVTVLPGRTLEKVQSDEYQTALKNATGLWFGGGRQWRFVDAYLDTPAEKLMHDVLKRGGVIMGSSAGASIQAEYLARGNPLGNLDVMADGYERGLGFLPGAAVDQHFSQRKRQPDMVSLVTRYPQLLGIGIDESTALIVQGEVGEVAGSGGVYFYDTAKKADGELQPDKVTDGQFYSLTARKAIDAPVKQAAEAAFDSPPEPVRN, from the coding sequence ATGGCGAAAACCCTTCGCGAACTAACTCGCTTCGTCGCCCTGCTTCTGCTGATCACCCCCGCGCTCTCGGCCGCCGAGTCCGTCGCCCCGGGCGGCCCCGCTGTCGAAGCAGAGCAAGAGCTCCAGGCAGGCCACTCGCTGCATGGCGAAGCCTTTAACGAAGGCGCCCGCCAGGCTGCCTATCCGATGGCAGGCACCGGGCCAATCCGCTTTGCGGTGACGTCCGACAATCCCGACGTGCAGAAGTTTGTTGAACAGGGCATCGGCCAACTGCACGGCTTCTGGTATTTCGAAGCCGAGCGTTCCTTCCGCCAGGCCGCCATGCTCGATCCCGACTGCGCCATCTGCTACTGGGGCATGGCGATGGCCAACTCGGGCAACTCGAGCCGCGCCAAAAAATTCCTGGAAGAAGCAATCGCACGCCGCGGCCATGCGACCGAGCGGGAAGCGATGTACATCGACGCGCTCGAAGACTCCCTCAACGGCAAAGGCTCCGCCAAAGAAAAGGCGATCCGCCAGGTGGCAGCGTTCGAGGAAATCGCCGCCCGCTACCCGGAGGATCTCGAAGCCAAGGCCTGGCTGGGTTACACGCTCTACAAGAATCGCAGCAACGCCGGCAAGTCGTACGAAGACGTCGACGCCGCGCTCAAGGAAGTGCTGGCGATCGAACCGCTGCATCCAGTGCATCATTATCGCATTCATCTGTGGGACAGCAAGGACGCCAAGAACGCCCTGGACTCGTCCGCCAAATCGGGCGAAGGCACTCCCGCCATCGCCCACATGTGGCACATGCCGGGCCACATTTACTCCCGCCTGAAACGCTACGAAGACGCCGCCTGGCAGCAGGAAGCGTCTGCCCGCACCGACCACGCCCACATGATGCGCGACCGGGTGCTGCCGGACGAGATCCACAATTTCGCCCATAACAATGAATGGCTGATTCGCGATCTGGTCTTTGTCGGCCGCTGGCAGGACGGGCTCGACCTGGCCAAAAACATGATCGAGCTGCCGCGGCATCCCAGCCACAACACCATCAGCCGCCGCCGCAGTTCCTACTATGGCCGCGTGCGATTGTTCGAAGTGCTCAAGAAGTATGAGCTGTGGAGCGACCTGATCGCTTACACCGACTCGCCGTACCTGGAGCCGACCGACACCGATACGGAACAGGTCCGCCGGCTCGAACATCGCGGGATCGCGTTCGCCCATCTGCATCATGTCGACAAGGTGAAAGAAACCGTCGCCGACCTGCAGGCCCGGCTCGATAAGGTCAAGGCCAAAGCAGCCGCAGACCTGCGCAAACACGAGGAGGCCGTCGCCAAGGCCAAGAAGGAAGGCAAGAAGCCTCCCGTTCAGAAAAAAGCCATCGGCGCCGATCCGGTCAAATCGCTCGAAGACAGCATCGCCCTGATCGAAGGACGCCTGCTGGCGGAATACGGCGACTTCAAAGCCGCCTTCACCATGCTGAAAAAGGCGGACGACGACAAAAGCTACCTCGCCCGCCTGCAGTTCCAGGCCGGAGAAAAAGAGGAAGCCCTGAAACTAATCGCGGACGAAGTCAAATCGCGCGAGAACCAGGTGCTGCCGCTGGCCGTGCAGATTGATCTGCTCTGGCAGGCCGGGAAAAAGAAAGAAGCGAAAGATGCCTTCGTCGCCCTGCAGAAACTTTCCGGCTCTCTCCAGTTGGGCGTCGAAGTCTTTGATCGCCTGACGCCGATCGCCGCGGAGCTGGGCCTGACTTCTGCCGACGGCGACTGGCGAATTGCCCGGACCCCGGCGGACGACTTTGGCAAACGGCCCGAACTGGACGCCCTGGGTCCCTTTCGCTGGTCGCCCAGTCCGGCGCCCTCCTGGAAGCTGAGAGACCATACCGGCAAGGAAGTCTCGCTGGCCCAGTACCAGGGCAAGCCGGTCGTGCTGATCTTTTACCTGGGCTACTCCTGCCTGCACTGTGTGGAGCAGTTGCATGCCTTTGCCCCGCTGGCGGAGAAATACCAGCAGGCCGGCATCTCGCTGCTGGCGATCAGCTGCGAGAACGTAGAGGAACTGAAAACGTCTCTCGACGACTACGAAGGCGGCATGCCGATCCCGCTGCTGGCTAACAGCGAGCTGGACATTTTCAAAGCGTATCGCGTCTACGACGACTTCGAACAGGTTCCCCTGCATGGCACGTTCCTGATCGACGGCGAAGGAATGATCCGCTGGCAGGATATCGGTTTCGAACCTTTCAAAGATCCGAAGTTTCTGCTGGAAGAATCAGTGCGGCTGCTGCACCAGTCGACCCAGCCGCTGCCTTCCCGTTTGACGGTGGTCGACCTGCCCGAGCGTCCCCGTCCGGCCCCGGTCGTCGTCAAAATTGACGATCTGCCGCGGATCGATCCGGTCGGCGTCGGCGGTTCGCTCGTCGTCGCCGGCAGCCAACTGTCGGACGCCGCCGTCGATCGTTTCCTGCAGCTTGCCCAGGGAGAAAACAACGCCCCGGGACAGGCGATTCTCCTCGCTCTGGATCGCTCCGACGCGACCAGGGCGGCCACGCGGAAACTGCTGGATCGCTGGAACGAAGGCCAGCTTGGCGAGATCCGCGTCGTCCGGCTGGACAATGCGAAGAAGCTCGCGGCCCAGACCTGGCCCGCCCTGCTCCAGCAGGCGACAGGCGTCTGGATCGCCGGTAACGATGCGGCCCAGCTCAAAGCGCTCGCCAGCATCAAGTCGGCCCAGCAAGCGCTGGCCCGGTTCGTTTCGCAAGGGAAGGTCGTCGGCGCCGCCGGCGAAGCAGGCGAGTTCCTGGCGTCGCTCGCCTTTGTCGACGCCGATTCTTCCGCCCTGGCCGAATCGACCCTGGCCCTGCTGCCCGACGCGATCGTCGACACGCACGCTGTCGGCAAAGAAAGCCCCTCCCGACTGGACGCCGCCCTGGAGCGACAGCCTTACGCCATTGGCCTGGAACTTGACGCGGCTGCCGCGCTGGTGATTAACGGCCGCCTGCTGACCAAAGTCGGCGAAGGCGACGTGCGGATCAAACGCCGGGGCGACGACAACGCCGCGGCCGCGGAGATCGTGCTGGCGACCAGCGAAGACCAGGCCGACTTCGTCTCGCTCCGCAGGGCGGCCCGCGATATCGTCACCGGCAATCGTCCTCCGCAGCAGCCGCGGCCCGTCCAGGTCGACAAGGGGACGCTTATCATCATCGGCGGCGGCGGGATGCCGAAAGATATCATCTCCCGTTTTGTCGAACTCGCCGGCGGCAAGAAGGCGAACATCGTCGTGCTGCCGACTGCTTTGGCCGATCCGATTCCCGCACGGGACAGCATCAGCGAAGCGTTCCGCAAAGCGGGAGCCGCGAACGTGACCGTCCTGCCGGGACGAACCCTGGAAAAAGTGCAAAGCGACGAATACCAGACGGCCCTCAAGAACGCGACCGGACTCTGGTTCGGCGGCGGTCGCCAATGGCGGTTCGTCGACGCTTACCTGGACACGCCTGCGGAGAAGTTAATGCACGATGTCCTGAAGCGCGGCGGCGTCATCATGGGCAGTTCGGCCGGCGCCTCGATCCAGGCCGAGTACCTCGCCCGCGGCAACCCGCTGGGGAACCTCGACGTCATGGCCGATGGTTACGAACGCGGCCTGGGATTCCTGCCTGGCGCCGCGGTCGACCAGCATTTCTCGCAGCGGAAACGCCAGCCCGATATGGTCTCGCTGGTCACCCGCTACCCGCAACTGCTGGGCATCGGCATCGACGAATCGACCGCCCTGATCGTACAGGGCGAAGTCGGCGAAGTCGCTGGCAGCGGCGGCGTCTACTTCTACGACACGGCGAAAAAAGCGGACGGCGAACTGCAGCCTGACAAAGTCACCGACGGCCAGTTCTACAGCCTGACCGCCCGCAAGGCGATCGACGCGCCTGTGAAGCAGGCCGCCGAAGCCGCCTTTGATTCGCCGCCGGAACCGGTGCGAAACTAA
- a CDS encoding NAD(P)/FAD-dependent oxidoreductase, with translation MNPESSSKQALVVGSGIIGIACAHYLSRAGIRVTVIDRGRIAGACSSGNCGYICPSHVLPLTEPAALRAAIRSLCNPRAPFRVKATLRPALWNWMWQFARRCNRRQMLSAGLHLKAILDSSASEYRQLMATENLACEWRENGLLYVLKTRHGMSEFAETDRLLTEHFDTTAQRIQGADLPDLDPALRSGLAGGYHYRGDASVRPDLLNSEWSRRLQEQGVRFIEKCELLHFEKEAGRITRLQTSQGPMEADFVIVATGAWSPHLGGELNCRIPIQPGKGYSITTLRPDPCPRYPMLFPEHKVGVSPFEQGCRLGSIMEFCGYDTSLPPRRLQQLRDSAANYLKVPLPDEVQQAWYGWRPMTWDSLPIIGAAPGLANTFLATGHNMLGLSMATATGKLIAELVRGEPAHIDISAFSPARFQSSQRTS, from the coding sequence ATGAACCCGGAAAGCTCCAGCAAACAGGCCTTGGTGGTTGGCTCAGGGATCATTGGCATCGCCTGCGCCCATTACCTGTCGCGCGCTGGGATCCGAGTGACGGTGATCGACCGCGGTCGGATCGCCGGCGCCTGTTCTTCCGGCAATTGCGGCTACATTTGCCCCAGCCATGTGCTGCCGCTGACCGAGCCGGCGGCGCTACGGGCCGCCATCAGGTCGCTTTGCAACCCCCGTGCGCCGTTCCGCGTCAAGGCAACGCTGCGTCCTGCCTTGTGGAACTGGATGTGGCAGTTCGCCAGACGTTGCAATCGCCGCCAGATGCTGTCTGCGGGACTGCATCTCAAGGCGATTCTTGACTCTTCCGCGAGCGAGTACCGGCAACTGATGGCGACCGAGAACCTGGCCTGCGAGTGGCGCGAGAACGGCCTGTTGTATGTCTTGAAAACCAGGCACGGCATGAGCGAATTCGCCGAGACGGATCGCCTGCTCACGGAACACTTTGACACGACCGCCCAGCGGATCCAAGGCGCCGATCTGCCCGACCTGGATCCGGCCCTGCGCAGCGGTCTGGCCGGCGGTTACCATTACCGGGGCGATGCTTCGGTCCGGCCCGATCTGCTGAACTCGGAGTGGTCCCGCCGACTGCAGGAACAGGGAGTGCGTTTCATCGAGAAATGCGAACTGCTCCATTTTGAAAAAGAGGCAGGGCGGATCACCCGGCTGCAGACTTCGCAGGGGCCGATGGAGGCCGACTTTGTGATTGTGGCGACCGGCGCCTGGAGTCCGCATCTGGGCGGGGAGCTGAATTGCCGGATACCGATCCAGCCGGGCAAAGGTTACTCGATTACCACGCTGCGGCCCGACCCTTGCCCGCGATACCCGATGCTGTTTCCCGAGCATAAGGTGGGCGTTTCGCCTTTTGAACAAGGCTGCCGCCTGGGTTCGATTATGGAGTTTTGCGGCTACGATACTTCGCTTCCGCCCCGGCGGCTGCAGCAGCTGCGGGATTCGGCGGCCAACTATCTCAAGGTCCCGTTGCCCGACGAAGTCCAGCAAGCCTGGTACGGCTGGCGCCCTATGACATGGGACAGCTTGCCGATCATCGGCGCCGCGCCGGGCCTGGCAAATACCTTCCTGGCGACCGGCCACAACATGCTAGGCCTCAGCATGGCGACCGCAACCGGCAAGCTGATCGCCGAACTTGTCCGTGGCGAACCGGCCCACATCGACATCAGCGCATTTTCACCCGCCCGTTTCCAGAGCAGCCAGCGAACCTCGTAG